GTCCAAAGTGCGCTATGTCGACAACGGGTGGCCCTACCCGGACGGCGAGCACGCCGTGTCCGAGTTCGCCTCCGGCTTGGCTGGTGCACTGTCGCCGTTCGGCAGCACCGAACTGCCCCTGTCGGCCGACGACCTGCTCTACACGAACCCGCGGACCGTCATCAACACCTGATCGGACCGGAGAACAAGAACAGCGGCCCCGCACCATGTGCGGGGCCGCTGTTTTCGGCTGGTTGCCCAGACGTCTCAGTTGACGCCGGGCAGCTGGCCCTTGTGCTTGTTGTAGAGGTCGACCTGACCCTGGTCCAACTTGTAGCCGCTCGCCTTGGCGGCATTCCAGATGTTGGCGACGGTCGGGTCGATCTGGCCCTTCTTCTCGCGGGCCTTCACGACGCCGTCGACCTGGTCGCGAACGTCCTTGTCGCTCTTGGCCTTGGGGGTCTGCTTCAGCGCGGTGGCCTCTTTTTGCTTCTTCTTCAGCTTCAGCGGCGAGGTGCCGGGGTCGCGAGGAGTCGCACTGGAGAGCCCGGTGCCGCAGACCGGCCAGGCGCCACGGCCCTGGGTCGCGAGCACGTGCTCGGCGATCGCGATCTGCTGCTCCTTGGTGGCCTGATCGGCGGTGGGGGCGTAGCGGGTGCCGCCGTGGGCCGCCCAGGTGCTCGGCGAGAACTGCAGGCCGCCCTGGTAGCCGTTGCCGGTGTTGATGGCCCAGTTGCCGCCCGACTCACAGGCCGCGACGTGGTCCCACTCGGCGTCGGTGGCCGCGTTGGCCGTCGCACCGTTGATGAGGGCAGCGCCGCCGCCGATGACGGCAGAGGTGAGAGCCACCTTGGCGATGGTCTTGGAGGTCGAAGAGGTCGTCTGCTTGCGATGACGTCCGGACATAGTGATGTTTCCTCTCTCCACGCGCCTACGAAGTCAGCTGTCGGGTTCGAGCGAGAGGTTGCCCGGCCGCCGCGACGCGAGCGTCGTGCGGCTACACCCCAAGGAATCCGGTGGCGGATGCCGGTCGGAAACCGTTCCTAACGGAGGTGGGTCCCCCGTCCTCGTTCCTGAATATCTGTTTTGGTACGGGACGACGCGGCCGGTGGAACGAGGCTCGGCGCGATCGGCTGCGTCGGTACTGCAGGCCCCCTAGTGGCGGCCAACGACGAGATTACGGGCTCGCGCCGCCGCTTCCTACTCGAACGCGGAGACTCGTTGACATGGTCAGAAGCGGTGAAACGGGCTCGATTGGGAGTTCTCCCAGTTCAGGGACTGAATCCCGGTTCGTGTCCTTCTTGTTATCGATTCGTGATGTGATGAAGGTCACAGTCGGGCAGTGGTGCGGGTCACCTGGTGTGAGTGGTGGCTATCGGCGGCGCCTCGAACGCCCGGAAGGTACTGGCGTGGAACACCAGCGGGTCCACCTCGGGATTGGCGGCCAGCGAGCGGATGCGCAGCAGTACCACCGTGTGGTCGCCCGCCGGATACTCCGCGTGCAGCTCGCACGCCAGGTGTGCCGCGGCGCCGTCGACGAAGAGGGCACCGTCGTCGGAGGCCAGCAGTTCGACGTCGGCGAAGCGCTGCGCGGCGGGACCGGCGAGCTGTCGGCACAACTGTGCCTGGTCGTGGGCGAAGACGCTCACCCCGACCGTGGAACGGTCCCGCAGGAGCGGCCAGGTGCGCGACGAGTTCTGCACGCACACCGACACCAACGGGGGAGTGAGCGACACCGTCGAGAAGGAGCTGGCCGCCATCCCGACGAACTCGGTGCCGTCGCGATGCGCGCAGACGGCGACGACGCCGGTCGGGAAACAGCTGAACGCCCGACGCAGCGCGTCGGCGGAATCGGCCGGCTCCATCGACGGCGATCTCACTGTCTGCGCCCCTGGGCGACCGCGCCGGCGATCGCTAGCAGCAGTCCGACCGGGGTACACATCGCGATCAGATACACCGAGGTCGGAGCGGTGTGTCCCGACCACACGGCGGGCACCAGGTAGAGCGCGCCGACCGCGAGCAGGCCGAGGAGAAAAAGCCCGACGCCGAATCCGAATACCGCCTTCGACGTCCGCTTGCCGGTGTCCGTGCCCATGCTCCCCACGCTAGTCCACACGCGGTACCATGACCGATAAGGCCGCGTCTTGCCCGCGAGGATCGGGTAGGGCGCCTTTTTCGTGGTGTGAAGGTAAAGGTGAGCACTGTGCCGACCGGCAAGGTGAAGTGGTACGACCCCGAGAAGGGATTCGGATTCCTCTCGCAGCCCGACGGGGAGGACGTCTACGTCCGCTCGTCGGCGCTGCCGGACGGGGTGGAGTCGCTCAAGCCGGGGCAGCGCGTCGAGTTCGGCATGGCCGCCGGCCGCCGCGGCCCGCAGGCGTTGAGCGTCACCGTGCTCGAACCCGCGCCCAGCGTCGCGAAGAACACCCGCGAGGCGGCGCGCGAGCGCGACGACGTCAAGCGGCACTCTCCCGACGAGTTGCACGGCATGGTCGCCGACCTCATCACCCTGCTCGAGGGCAAGGTGCAACCGGCGCTGCGGCAGGGCCGCTACCCCGACCGCAAGACCTCGCAGCGCATCGCCGAGGTCGTCCGCGCCGTGGCGCGCGAACTCGACCACCACTGAGTCCGGCGCCGCCGGGTCAGCGCAACGTCGTGAATTCGGTGACGTCGTCCACCTGCCGCTGCTTGGGCTCCTTGCCGGTCGCCGCCTTGTCATAGGCGTCCAACAGCGCCTTCTCCCCCTCGGGGATGGTGTTCACGGCGATGAGTCCGCGGGTGGCCAACTCGTAGTCGGAGTCGCGGACCAGCAGCTTGGCCGGCAGGTTGATCTGCACGTTGATCAACACGTGGGTGCGCGTCGACGCCAGGCGCAGAATCTGCGTCCCGGTCTTGGGCGCGAAGTTCTTGAGTAGCAGCTGCGATCCGTTCGGCGTGACGTACTGCGCGATGATCGACCAGGGGTCGCCGGAGACCTCGTCGGACAACCGGATGGACAGGGTCTGCCCGATCGGGACCGGGAACCGGGTCACACGGTTCGGGTCGACCCGCAGGAAGTCGCCGTCGCAGTGCTTCTTCTCGTAGTCGCACAGCACGGTCGGGTAAGCCCGGGCGAACTGCTTTCCGCTCGTCGACAGCTCGGCGAAGGGCCGTTCGTCGACGGTGGTGCGCGACGCCCACAGGGCGGCCGCGCCGACGATGAGCGCGCCGTAGAGGAGCACGGCGGCGCCGATCAGCGCGATGGTCTTCTTTTCCGACGAGGTGAGGTTCACGGGGCTCCTGGTCCGAACCGGCGGGTGGGCGCGTTCGTGGGCCCGGGCGGCTGCGGGTGACGTTCCGGCGGGGTGTGCGGGCGACTCCGCGGCGCGGGGTCGCGGTGCATGACCTCGGTCGCCATCGTCGGCGGTGCCACCTCGGGACGGTGGCCGCCGCCGAATCCGGGGATCAGGGTGCGCCCGCGGCTGGTCAGGAAGGTCTGTGCGAGGCCGAGGGCCAGCAGGGCGGATACGGCGCCGAAGCCGATCTGCATCGTCGTCTTGGCGATCAGCACACCGAGGGTCGCGCCGAACACCCACCCGAGCTGCAGCACCGTCTCCGAGCGGCCGAACGCCGAGGCGCGCGAGGCCTCGGGCAGATCGGACTGGATGGAGGAGTCGACGCAGACCTTGCCGATCGCCGATCCGCCCGAGGCGATGAAGGCGGTGATCGTGGCGGTGATGAGCGACGGCAGGATCACCGTCACCACCGAGGAGACCAGGCAGGCCGCGACCACCCACACGGTGATCTGCGGCGGATTGGTCAGCCGCAACCGGGTGCCCGCACCGTTTCCGACGACGTTGCCGACGCCCGCGGCCGCACCGACGGCGCCGAGCATGGCCATCTGCTTCCACCCGTCGAGATCGTGCTGGTTGCGGGCGTAGAACGCGACGAACAGGGTGAGGAAGCCCGTGAGGATGCGGATCGTCGCATTGCCCCACAGCCCGGTGACGACGTTGCGCCCGAGGGGCTGACGGATCGTCTTGGAGATGAGCGCACCCGCGCGCCGCGCCCGTTCCCGCGCGCTGATCTCGGGCTTGGGCTGCTCGCGATAGGTGAGCGTGGTCGGGATCTCGCCCGCGGTGACCTCGACCCACGACGGGATCTTCATGCAGAAGTAGGCGCCGGCGCAGGCGATGACGATGAGCAGGATCATCCCGCCCGGCCAGTGCATCGGCAGCCAGGTGCCCAGCAGCATCTCGAAGGCGGCGGCGAGGGCGCCGCCGACCATCGTCCCGCCGATCAGGGCGAAGGTGGTGAGGCGGGAGTTGACGCGCACCAGGTCGATGCTGGGCGGGACCACGCGCGGGGTGACGGCGGATTTGAGCACCCCGAACGACTTGGACATCACCAGCAGGCCGAGGGCACACGGGTACAGGATCCACGGGTCGTATTCGAGCTGCTGGGTGGCCGTGTTCCACTCGTAGTTCGTGATGATGAGGACCGCGAGGACGGCCCGGGCGACGAAGGTGCCGGCCATCGCGATGCGGCGGCCGTGCTGCAACTTGTCCAGGAGCGGCCCGATCAGCGGCGCGATCAGGGCGAACGGCGCGATCGTGAGCAGCAGGTAGAGCCCGACCTTGCCCTCCGACCCGCTGGCCGCGGCGAAGAACAGGGTGTTGGCCAGGGCGACGGCCATGGCGGCGTCCACCGCAGCGTTGGCGACGACGGGAATGGTCAGCGCGGTGAGCCCGGAGCGATCGGCACCGTCGGCGGTGGCCGCCCGGGCGATGGTGTTGATGCCCCGACTCGTCAGGCGCTTGCCGCCGCGGGCCGCCCGTCGGGTGAGACCGGGCTTGACCTGCTCGTCGGGGTACGTCGGCCTGTCGAAGGGCTCGGTCGACGGTGTCGGCGTCGGGCCCAGCGGCGGGAGGTGCGGATTCTGCGTCGCATGCGCGTCGTTCAGGTAGGCGGTCTCGACGTCGGGGGTCGCCGGATCGCCGGGCGTCGGATAGTTCCGCGCGCCGGGATGGGTACGACCCGACCTCGGGCGCCTGCCTAGACTCACGCCCCCAATTCTTCCCTATCGCCCGACGCGAGGGTGGGCGTGCCACGCCCAGCAGTGGTGAGGCACACTGGAGGGGTGAGTCTCACAGCCCAGATTGACTTGCTCCGCGCGGCCGTTGACCTGGCCCGGGCCGCCATCGTGACCGATGGCGGTGAGCCCGGCGACCACATCGAGGCCGTCGTGGAGGACGACAACTCCGTCGCGCACTACTTCACCGCGGACGTGCCCGGCTACCGCGGGTGGCGCTGGTGCGCCGTCGTGGCGGCGGCGTCGGATGACGACGGCCCGGACGGGGTGACGGTCAGCGAAGTGGTGTTGCTACCCGGCGACGGCGCCCTGCTGGCCCCCGCCTGGGTGCCGTGGTCGGAACGACTCGCCGCGGGCGACCTGGGTCCCGGCGACCAGCTGGCCGCGGAGACCGACGACCCGCGCCTGGTGCCCAACCAGGTCGACGGCGGTGACGCCGAGGCCCTCGACGGCGAGATCGGCCTGGGCCGCAAGCGGGTGCTGAGCCGGGAGGGTCGCGACGACGCCGCCCAGCGCTGGTACGACGGCGAATACGGCCCGGCGTCGGCGATGGCGCAGGCCGCGCGGCACAACTGCGCCGACTGCGGCTTCTACCTGCCGTTGGCCGGTGCCCTGCGGCAGGCCTTCGGCGTCTGCGCCAACGAGTATTCCGCCGACGGCCACGTGGTCTCGGCCGAGTACGGCTGTGGTGCGCACTCGGACGTGGTGGCCCGCCCCTCCGTCTCGACGCCGCTATTCGATCCGTATGACGACGGCGTCCTCGAGGTGTTCGCCGCGGCGGAGTGATGCGCCACGTCCTCGCCGCCGACGTCGACCGGCTGCGCACCGCGGTCCTCGACGCATGGCGGGCCTCGCCGACGCGCCTGGTCGAGGACGCCCGCGCCGAGGCCGACCTCGCCGCCGTCGGGTACCGCGACCGGCTCTTCGTCGAACTCGCCGCGAATGCCGCCGACGCCGCCGCCGCGGCGGGCGTCGCGGGGAAGCTGGCCGTGTGGCGCGACGACGAGGGCGCCCTGCACCTGGCCAACACCGGTGAGCCGCTGACCGCGGCCGGGGTGGAGTCCTTGCTGGCCCTGCGCGTCTCCCCGAAGGATGCCGCCGCCGAGACCGTCGGGCGTTTCGGTGTCGGGTTCGCCGCCGTGGTCCCGGTCGCCCGCCGCGTCGAAGTCCGTTCCCGCACCGGCACCGTGGTTTTCGACCGCACCGAGACGGCCCGTGAGATCGAGTCGTGGGCGGGCTTGCCCGACGGGCTGGACGCCCCACTGCTGCGGCTGGCGTGGGCGGGTGACGCTGCACCGGCCGAGGGGTTCGACACCGAGATCGTCGTCCTGCCGCGCACCGGGGTGGACGTCGACGCGCTGCTCGCCGAGATGGCCGCCCAAGCCCGCGACCGGCTGCTGGAACTGCCCGCGCTCGCCGAGATCACCGTCGGCGAGGCCACCGTGACCGCCGGGGAAGCCGCGGCGGAGTGGTTCGAGGTGGCGACCGGAGACATCCGCTGGCTCGCCCCGATCGCGAAGCGGCCGGCGGCGCCCGAGGTGCTGCGCACCCCGACGCCCACCGACATCGACATCTCCGTCCCGGCGCGGGTCATCGCGACGCTGCCGGTGACACCGGACCGCAGGCACCTCATGCCCGGCGTCGACGTCGGCGTCCTCGCCCCCGGCTACGCAGCGCTGGTCGCCGCGCTCCCGCCTGCGCGTCGCCCGGGATTCGTGCCGCGGGCGCTGGGGGCCAACCCGGTCGACGCACGGCTGCTGGAGACGGTGCTCGACGCACTGGGGAAGACGGCATGGGTGCCCGCCGCGGATGGCGAAGCCGCCCTGGTGCCGCGGCGCACGCTGATCGTCGCCGATCTGTCCGACGAGCTGGCCGCCTGCCTCGGGCCGGTGCTGGCCGACCTCGCCCACCCCGACGTCTCCGGCCCGGCGCAGCGTGCCGCCTTGGTCGCCGTCGGGGCGCGCGAGATCGGGTTGGCCGACATCGCGAACGCGCTGGCCGACGTCGACCGGCCCACGCAGTGGTGGGCGCAGTGCTATGACGCGCTGGCCCCGCTGGTCCTCACCGCCCAGGACGCGGAGGAACTCGGTGCCCTGCCGGTGCCGCGTGCCGACGGTCGCCGCAACCTCGGGGCCCGCGGCCTAATCTTCGCGGCGGCCGGGGTCGCGGCGCCGTGGGCCAAGGCCGTCGCACCCGACGCCGTCCACCCGTTGCTGGAGCGGCTGGGCGCGCAACCGGTCGGTCCCGGTGAGCTGCTGGCCGCACCCGAACTCGTGGTCGCCCTGGCCGAGGCGGCCGAGCACGGCACCGACGACGAGGTACTCGACCTCGCGCATGCGGTGCTCGGTCTGCTGGTCGCCGACCCGGATGCTGAGCTGCCCGCCGCGGCGTCGGCCGAACTGCTGCTACCCGATGACGAGGGGGAACTCGTCCACGTCGACGAACTGTCGATGCCCCGGTCGCCCCTGGTCGAACTACTCGGCGAGGACTGCCCGTTCGCACTCGTCGATGATCCGCTGATCCAGCGGTACGGGGAATCGGCGTTGCGCCGGGCCGGGGTTGGCTGGGGATTCCTCACCGTCTCCGAGCAATGGCCCACCGAGCCCAACCACGACCTCGACGACGAAGGGCGGTGGTGGTCGGGACTCGGGGAGCCGCCGTCGACCATGACGGCGGCGCGCGACCTGGACCTCGTGCCCGACGACCGGTGGCGGGCGGCCCTGCACATCCTGGCCGACGATCCGGCCACGGCCCCGCTGCTCGTCGAGCGGGAGGGCTACACCGCGTGGTGGCTGCGCGAGCACGCGCAGATCGACGGTCGGCCGGTGCGCGAGTACCGCAGCCCGGACGCCGACGGGTTCGCCGGGATCGTCGACCCGCTCGACCACCCGGACGCCGCGCGACTCTCCGGTGTGCTGCTCGGCGACGCCGTGCGCGACTCCCCGTCGGCCGCGATGATCCTCGCGGGCCTGGGCGACGCGCAGCGAGACGTCGCGCCGGGGGTCGCGGTGCGGGCATACGGGGAGGTGCTCACCGCACTAGCGCGCGGTGACGCCGACACCGAGGCCGTGATGACCGCGCTCGGCGAACCGCCCGCCGCCAGAACACTCGACGGATCGGTCTGCGACACCGGGGTGGTCGTCGACGCGGCCCAGTACCTCGCCGTCGTCGACCCGGCGCGCGCGGTGGTGCCCGGCCTGCCGGTGGCCGCGGATTCCGCCGCCGACCTCGCCGCACTCCTCGACCTCCCGCTCTCCTCCGAGGCGGTACCGGTCCGCGTGATCAGCACCGGTCGGGTGACGACGTGGGAGGCCGATCCCGACGCGATCGCCGTCGCCGCGCAGTATTCCGCGACCCTCCCACGGGGGCGGGTGGTCGTACACGACGACCTCGTCGTCGCGACCGAGCGGGGCGAGCACCGCGTCGCGCGGTGGGTCGACGAGGACGGGACCGCCCATCTGCGCCGGATGGCGTCGGGGAGATGACCTAGCCTGAGAGCCATGATCCTCGCCGAACCCCCGATCGACCGCGGGATGCTCGACCTCGCCGTCGACATCCGCTCCGGATTCTGGACCTCGGTCGCCGAGGCACTGAGCTGGCTCGGCTCCATCTCGGTGCTGACCGTGATCGTGATCGCGGCCAGTGCGGTGTTCGCCGCCTTCGGCCGCTGGCGGTCGGCGGCGGCCGTCCTGTTCGGATCGTGGTCGGCTTATTGGCTGATGATCGGGCTCAAGGCCCTGTTCGACCGGGACCGCCCGCCGGTATCGGCCCGTCTGATCCACGCCTCCCACCAGTCGATGCCGTCGGGCCACGCGATGATGAGCCTGGTGGTGTTCGGGTTGATCGCCGCCTGTCTCTACCGGTCGTCGGGCTGGATCCGCCAGCATCCCGACGTCCTGATGCTCGCACCCGTGCTGAGCCTCGCGATCGGCGTGAGCCGGGTCTATCTGGGCGTGCATTGGTTCACCGACGTGGTGATCGGCTGGGTGCTCGGCGCGGCCTGGGTGGCCCTGGTCGTCTGGGTGGCGCACCTCGGTCAGCCGGACACCCGGGTAAAGTTTGCCTAACCTTCCTATGGTGCAATGTCGGCTATGGGATTTTTCCGACGCCTAGCCGTCCTCGCCGCGGCGGCGGCCACCGTGGCCGTGGCGGCACCGACCGGAGCGACGCAGGCCGCGCCCGGCGAGCGACTGCCGATCATCTACCTGGCCAGCGCGATCGAGAACGAGACGCTGACCCAGGCGTTCACCGCGCCGATGCGGGCGCGCGGCTACGAGGTCTACACCTTCCAGACCAACGATCCGAAGGATCCGCGCAACAACCCCTTCGTGCGGATCAAGGGCAACTCGGCAAAGCTCGGGCGCTGGGCCGACGACCTGTCCAAGCGCACCGGCCACAAGAAATTCGACCTGGTCACCATTTCGCAGACCGGGATCGTCGGGCGCTACTGGTTGAAGGATTTCGGCGGGGCGCGCCTCGTCCGCAAGGCGGTGATCCTCTCCGGGATGATCCTCGGCTCGCCGTATCAGGCCCAGTGGCTGCGCCAGGGCAAGTGCCCGCCGCGTGACCGCCTCCAATACCTGCCGCCGCAGTACCGCGGGATGAACCCGACGCCGGCATGCCGAGAGCAGGCGATGGGCGGCACGGACATCGCCGCGCTCAACTCGCCAGCGCAGGCGCTGCCCGGCGTCACCTACTACAACGTGACGACGCTGCGCGAAGAGGAGGCGGCCCCGTTCTGGATCAACCTGATGACCGGTCCGGGCCGCTACCGCAACATCGTCACCCAGGATCTGTGCCCGAACGATCCGATCGTGCACATGACGCTCAACGTCGCGCCGTCGATGCAGTCGCTGATCGACTCGCTGCTGCGCACCGGGCACCCGGCGATGGCGTGCATGGCTCCCGCGGCGCCCGCGATGAAGGTGCGCCCCCTGCGGACTCCGCCGGGGATCACGCTCCCGGCCGGCTCGGTGATGCCGCCGCAGTTCGCGCGCTACTACCGGTAGGCGCTACTCCAGCCCCTGCTGGGCGGTCTTGGAGCCGCGGCGCACCGCGGCGAGCTGCACGCCGACGATGAGCGTGCCCAGCACGCCGACGCCCAGTCCCCAGAGGCATACCTGCAGCGTCAGGCCGCCGACGCCGGTCACGAGCGCGACGATCGTCGCGACCAGCCAGGCGGCCATGCCGACCACAATGACCGGGCCCGGTTCGCGCAGAATCTTGGGCAACTCGGGAACGGGGGTCTGGGCGGCGTCGGACATGGGTTCAGGTTAACGTTCTGGGCGTGAGCGCAGCGCCGGTACCGTCCCGAGTCGATCGGTTCTTCCGTATCAGCGAGCGCGGCTCGACGCCGCTGCGCGAGATGCGGGGCGGGATCGTCACCTTCTTCACGATGGCCTACATCGTCGTGTTGAACCCGATCATCCTCGGCGGTCACCCCGGCAAGCCGATCAACGCGGACATCCACGGCGACGTGCTGCCGATGGCGGCGGTCGCCGCGGTCACCGCACTCGTCGCCGGGGTGATGTGCGTGGTCTTCGGCGTGGTGGCGAACTATCCGTTCGCCTTCGCCGCCGGACTGGGCGTCAACAGCCTCCTCGCGGTGAGCGTGACCACCCAGGTCACCTGGCCGGAGGCGATGGGCCTGGTGGTCCTCAACGGCGTCATCATCGTCGCGCTCGCGGTGACGGGCTTCCGCACCGCGGTGTTCAACGCCGTGCCCGCCGAACTCAAGGCCGCGATCACCGCCGGCATCGGCGTGTTCATCGCGTTCATCGGATTCGTCAACGCCGGGTTCGTGCAACGGGTCCCCGACGCCGCCCACACGACGGTGCCGGTCCGCCTCGGCGAATCCGGATCGATCTCGACCTGGCCGGTCTTCGTCTTCGCGGTCGGACTCCTGTTGATGGGGGTGCTGACCGTGCGCAAGGTGCCCGGCGGCCTGCTGATCGGCATCGTCCTCACCACGGTGTTGGCGATCGTCGTCCAAGCGGTCCGCCCGAGCCGCTGGGCCCTCAACGCCCCGGAACTGCCGCATTCGGTCGGCGGCCTGCCCGACCTCTCCCTGATCGGCAAGGTGGACCTGTTCGGCGCGTTCACCGAGCACGGCTCCGCGTCGCACGTCATCGCGGCACCGGCCATCGGCGCGTCGATCCTGCTGTTCAGCATCGTGCTCGCCAACTTCTTCGACGCGATGGGCACCATGACCGGGCTCGGCGAGGAGGCCGGACTCGCCGACGAGAACGGGACGCTGCCCGGGATCGGGAAGGCACTGGTCGTGGAGGGCACCGGCGCCATCGCCGGCGGCCTGGGCTCGGCGTCGTCGAACACCGTGTTCGTCGAGTCGGCGTCGGGGATCGCCGAAGGCGCGCGGACCGGATTCGCGAACCTGGTGACCGGAGCATTGTTCCTCGCGGCGATGTTCTTCACGCCGCTCTACCAGGTGGTGCCACTCGAGGCCGTCGCCCCGGCGCTGGTGATCGTCGGCGCGCTGATGATCGGGCAGATCCGGACCATCGACCTGACCCGCTTCGAATACGCCCTGCCCGCCTTCCTGACCATCGTGGCCATGCCGTTCACCTACTCCATCGCCAACGGCATCGGCCTGGGCTTCATCAGCTGGGTGGTGCTGGCGACCGCGCGGGGCAAAGCGCGCGAAGTCCACCCGATCCTGTGGGCGGTGGCCGTGGTGTTCGTCGTCTACTTCGCCCGCGCCCCGATCCAGGAGCTGTTGACCTGACCTAGAAGTCGGTGCCGGTGGCCGGGTGGGTATCGGTGCGCCAGATATTCGCGAAGGCGGTCAACAGCTCGGGTGACGACGCGTCGAGCCGGCCGGCGCTCGCGAGCGCACGGGCGTCCACCGAGCCGAAGTAGAGCGATCCCACTACGGTGATGCCGCAACGGATCTCGCCGTCCGTGCCCTCCCCGCCGCGTTGTACCGACGCCGTGCCGTCGACGATCCGCAGCCGGTACCGGTCCCCGGCGTCGCCCACCGGGTCGTCGACGATCAGCGTCGCATCGAGGTCGGCGGCGTACCGGCGGGCGGTGAGCGCCTTGTCGACGTCGAGGATCGCCACCCAGAGGGTGTCGTAGCGCGAGGTCGTCTTCACCCCGCGCAGATCGGCGAGCTTGACCGGCAGGGGATCGCCGACCGAGAGGGTCGCCGTGGTCGCGGCGACCAGGTCGAGGGAGGAGAGGACGCGCCACAGCTCGGTGTGCGCCTCGTCGGTGACGGCGACAACCTCCTCGATCCGCGCGTCGGGCAGGTCGTCGGCATCGGGGTGGGCCGCGTCGAGCCGGTAGGTCGCGTAGCCGTCGGCGTGCAGCAGGTACTGCCGCTCGCCGGTGGTGAAGGGCCGCAGCACGGGCCGGTCATCGAGGAGGTAGGCCCACCAGCGGTCGTCGCGCAGCATGACGCCGGGATGGACGTCGGCCCAGCGGCCGTAGATGCCCGGGGCCGCGGCGGCGAACTCCGCGGCGGAGGCGAACCGCACACCGGCACGCTCGGGTGGCGCGACGCGCAGCGTCTGCCGCTCGTCGATCCGCACGTCCTCGGCGAAGATCGCCGGGCCGAACCCGAACCGCTCGTAGATCGTGGCCTCCGAGGCCCACAGCGCGGCCATGCCGAATCCCTGCGCCACCCATTCCGCGCGCAGGCGGGTGAGGAGTTCGCGCAGGATCCCGCGCCGACGGTGGGTCGGTGCGACCGACACCCAGGTCAACCCGGGGAAGTCCACCCGGGCGCCGCCGGGCACCGACATCCGCAGGCGGTAATACATGGCCTGGCCGACCAGGGGCGCGCCGGGCAGGGCGGGGTCGCGGGCGATCATCGTGTCCGCGTTGTCGATCATCGCCCGCTCGATGGCGCGGTGCGTCTCGTCGATCGGTGCGGTGATGCCGAAGGCCCGTGCGTCGGCGGCGAAGATCTCCGGCCAGTCGTCGTCGACGGCGGGACGGAACTGCAGATCGGGACGTGAAGCCATGCGACTACCGTAACGGTGGTGTCCGGTTCCCCCACGCAGCACGTGCGAGTCGTCGACGTCGACGACCCCGACGATCCGCGCGTCGACGACTTCCGCGACCTGAACTCGGTGGATCGGCGCCCCGATCTGCCGGTCCTGCCCGGCGGCCGCGTCGGCAAAGGGCTCGTCATCGCCGAAGGGGTACTCGTCGTCGAGCGCATGGTCGCGTCCCGCTTCGCCCCGCATGCCTTCCTCGGCGTCGACCGCCGGCTCGGCGAACTCGCGGCCACCCTGCCGGTCACCGACGATCCCGGGGCGGTGCCGTTCTTCCGGGCGAGCGCCGAGGTCATGGCGCAGATCGTCGGCTTCCACCTCAACCGCGGGGTGCTCGGCGTCGCCGCACGCGCACCGGAGCTCGACGTGGAGCGGGCCGTGGCCGACGCGTGCGTCGTCGCCGTCTTGGAAGGGGTCAACGACCACGAGAACATCGGGTCGATCTTCCGCAACGCCGCCGGATTGGGCGTCGACGCGGTGCTCTTCGGCGCCGGGTGTGCCGATCCGCTGTACCGGCGCTGCGTGCGCGTGTCGATGGGCCATGCCCTACTCGTCCCGTTCGCGAAGCTGCCGGAGTGGCCCGCCGAACTCGACCTGCTCGCCGACCGCGGCTTTCAGACGGTGTCGCTGACGCCCGACCCGGCGTCGCCGATGCTGGCCGACGCGGTC
This genomic interval from Gordonia sp. X0973 contains the following:
- a CDS encoding cold-shock protein → MPTGKVKWYDPEKGFGFLSQPDGEDVYVRSSALPDGVESLKPGQRVEFGMAAGRRGPQALSVTVLEPAPSVAKNTREAARERDDVKRHSPDELHGMVADLITLLEGKVQPALRQGRYPDRKTSQRIAEVVRAVARELDHH
- a CDS encoding DUF3027 domain-containing protein, whose protein sequence is MSLTAQIDLLRAAVDLARAAIVTDGGEPGDHIEAVVEDDNSVAHYFTADVPGYRGWRWCAVVAAASDDDGPDGVTVSEVVLLPGDGALLAPAWVPWSERLAAGDLGPGDQLAAETDDPRLVPNQVDGGDAEALDGEIGLGRKRVLSREGRDDAAQRWYDGEYGPASAMAQAARHNCADCGFYLPLAGALRQAFGVCANEYSADGHVVSAEYGCGAHSDVVARPSVSTPLFDPYDDGVLEVFAAAE
- a CDS encoding phosphatase PAP2 family protein, with the translated sequence MILAEPPIDRGMLDLAVDIRSGFWTSVAEALSWLGSISVLTVIVIAASAVFAAFGRWRSAAAVLFGSWSAYWLMIGLKALFDRDRPPVSARLIHASHQSMPSGHAMMSLVVFGLIAACLYRSSGWIRQHPDVLMLAPVLSLAIGVSRVYLGVHWFTDVVIGWVLGAAWVALVVWVAHLGQPDTRVKFA
- a CDS encoding DUF2771 family protein — its product is MNLTSSEKKTIALIGAAVLLYGALIVGAAALWASRTTVDERPFAELSTSGKQFARAYPTVLCDYEKKHCDGDFLRVDPNRVTRFPVPIGQTLSIRLSDEVSGDPWSIIAQYVTPNGSQLLLKNFAPKTGTQILRLASTRTHVLINVQINLPAKLLVRDSDYELATRGLIAVNTIPEGEKALLDAYDKAATGKEPKQRQVDDVTEFTTLR
- a CDS encoding transglycosylase family protein, producing the protein MSGRHRKQTTSSTSKTIAKVALTSAVIGGGAALINGATANAATDAEWDHVAACESGGNWAINTGNGYQGGLQFSPSTWAAHGGTRYAPTADQATKEQQIAIAEHVLATQGRGAWPVCGTGLSSATPRDPGTSPLKLKKKQKEATALKQTPKAKSDKDVRDQVDGVVKAREKKGQIDPTVANIWNAAKASGYKLDQGQVDLYNKHKGQLPGVN
- a CDS encoding MFS transporter; this translates as MSLGRRPRSGRTHPGARNYPTPGDPATPDVETAYLNDAHATQNPHLPPLGPTPTPSTEPFDRPTYPDEQVKPGLTRRAARGGKRLTSRGINTIARAATADGADRSGLTALTIPVVANAAVDAAMAVALANTLFFAAASGSEGKVGLYLLLTIAPFALIAPLIGPLLDKLQHGRRIAMAGTFVARAVLAVLIITNYEWNTATQQLEYDPWILYPCALGLLVMSKSFGVLKSAVTPRVVPPSIDLVRVNSRLTTFALIGGTMVGGALAAAFEMLLGTWLPMHWPGGMILLIVIACAGAYFCMKIPSWVEVTAGEIPTTLTYREQPKPEISARERARRAGALISKTIRQPLGRNVVTGLWGNATIRILTGFLTLFVAFYARNQHDLDGWKQMAMLGAVGAAAGVGNVVGNGAGTRLRLTNPPQITVWVVAACLVSSVVTVILPSLITATITAFIASGGSAIGKVCVDSSIQSDLPEASRASAFGRSETVLQLGWVFGATLGVLIAKTTMQIGFGAVSALLALGLAQTFLTSRGRTLIPGFGGGHRPEVAPPTMATEVMHRDPAPRSRPHTPPERHPQPPGPTNAPTRRFGPGAP
- a CDS encoding flavin reductase family protein, translating into MEPADSADALRRAFSCFPTGVVAVCAHRDGTEFVGMAASSFSTVSLTPPLVSVCVQNSSRTWPLLRDRSTVGVSVFAHDQAQLCRQLAGPAAQRFADVELLASDDGALFVDGAAAHLACELHAEYPAGDHTVVLLRIRSLAANPEVDPLVFHASTFRAFEAPPIATTHTR